TCGTTCCATCATCAGAGCAGGTGATTCGGGCGGTATATGAACCCTGGGTACCGGTGGCCGTTCACGTCGAAAACGCGACGCTCAGACGGGGGCGGACGGTTCGACGAGCGCCGGAACCGCAGGGTTATTGCCCCGACCGAACACTCTCCGACCATGCGCCACCATCTTCGCAAAGCGAGGGAAATCTACGCCGGCGGGGGACTCCGAACCGTCGTTGGGAGTGCGTTGCGCTACGCACCGGTCGAGTTCAACAACGCCGTCTTTCACCTTCGCCACGGGAACGGAACCCACGTGATGGCGGAGGATTGGGACAACCTCCTGATCCTCGATGGCTGTCGATACGACCTGTTCGAGGAGACAGTCGACATGGATGGGACGCTCGAATCCCGTATCTCGCTCGGGTCGAGCAGCGAGGAGTTCCTGGAGCGGAACTTCGGCGGGAAAACGTTTCACGATACGGTCTACGTCAACGCGAACCCCTACATTCCCCGGTTGAATCTCGACAGGGATACGTTCCACGCGGTGATCGACTGTCTCGACGACTGGGAGCCGAACCTCCAGACGATTCCCCCCGAACCGGTGGCCGACGCGCTCCGAGAAGCCAATGCCGACTTCCCCGATAAGCGACTGGTCGGTCACTTCATGCAGCCACACGCGCCCTTCATCGGGAAACTCGGCCAACGGATCGTCGGTGGCGGCTGGCGGTCCGACGAATCGGGCGAAGGCGAGCAAGGCATTTGGAACTACCTCCGGGACGGGACGGCGGACGTCGACCTCGGAACCGTGTGGGACGCCTACCGCGAGAATCTCGAGGTCGTCCTCGAATCGGTCGAGGCGTTGCTCGACGAACTCGACGGCAAGACGGTCATCACCGCGGACCACGGCAATCTCGTCGGCGAACGGTTAGGCCCCATCCCGACGCGACGGAAGTACGGCCACCCCTACGGCGTCCACGCGCCGGGACTTGTCAGGGTCCCGTGGTTCGTCGTCCCATTCGACGACCGCCGCGAGATCACGGCCGACCCACCGATCGACCGGGGATCGACGGCCGACCAGGAAACGGTCGAACAGCGCCTCGACGCGCTGGGGTACAAATGATCGTCGGCCGGCACTCACGCCGTCGACAGATCGCTAACCATCGCCTCCAACGCCTCGACGTCGACGACGATGTCCGTCGACCGTGGCTCGCAGACGAGTCGTTCGTACTCTAGGTCGAGCGTCTCCGCGAGGAGTTCGTACGGTTGTTTGACTTTCGAGCCGAACAGTTCGACGACGGTACAGTCCTCGGCGAAGACGATGTCGGCCAGTCCCGCACCGTGTGGTGCGACGACGAGGTCAGCCTCCGCGAACAGTCGAGCGTTCGTCGCCACCGACTGCTCCTCCAGGTTGTACGACTCGAAGCCGTACGCACGGAGCATCGACACGACCGCCGGTTCGTTTACCACACGGCGTTCGACGGCGTTCGAACGGGAGACGTACACGTTGGAGGCGCCGGTAGACGACGAGGGCCGTTCGGAGAGCGCGCCGAGTATCCGGGACCGGAGCCACCGGTAATCGTCGATCCGTGGCTCGGGAAAGGACGGCACGAGGAGTTGCTCCGCCCGATAGACGGGCGCCGCCGCGCGTGTGATCTTGTCCTGCGGCCAGTCGAGCAGATCCAGCGTCTCGTCCGCGTACGGCGGGACACCGTCGGGGACGAGCAAGGTGACGTCCGCGCCCGTTTCCCGTTCGTACGCCTCGGCGTACCGTACCTTCGGCACGGTTTCGACGAGCCAGTGGTAGTAGTTCGGATAGCGGGGTGAGAGGGGGAGGACGGTTCCGACCGGCGTCGCGTCCGATTCGAGGGCCGACCGATCGCCGCTGAGAATGTCGAACAGGACCGACCGGTCGCCGAAAAACGCCTGTCGCGAGAGACAGGCCATCGTGGCCTGTCGCGCGTGGTCCGGTGCCGCGGCCGTCTCCTCGACGATCTCCAGCGAGTCGGTGAGGGACAGCCCCGTGGTCGGCAGTACGTATCCCGGGCCGATGTCGGCCACGAACGGGGGGGAGAGCGTGCCCGCCCCGTCACCGAGAGAGTGGGTTCGACGGGCGCGGGTAACTAACTCGGCGCGGGAGACGGTCCGAAGGACGCCGGAATCCAGTAGGGGGTCGACGACGGATCGGCCCACTTTCTTCCGGAAGACCAAGTCGGCGGCCGAGACGAGCGTGGAGCGGAGTCCGTCGGCCGCCACCTTCCGTCTGAACTTCCGGTAGGAGATGTCGGTCGGTGGCCACATGCTCCGGACTGTCACTTTCGGACGTTTGCCCGGGCAGGCATAATAAGGGAGGCGATTTCGTCACTCGGGGATCGGTCCCACTCCGCTGAAGGCGGAACGGGGCGTACTTCGTGATCAGACCGCCGCTGTCCGCCTTCGAACGCGGCAGCGTCTACACACGATTTAAGAAGAGGGACCCGAATCCTGACACAATGAGCGGCCAGGGCCTGAGCGTCGAGAAGATCGTGAAGGGGATCCGAAATCCCAGCCGGGTCGTCGACGAGGTCATTCTCGACTACGTGTATCGGACGCCTGCAATCGTGCTGAACAGTTTTTCGACGATCGGTACCAACGTGTTCGATCGAGAGTGGGACGCGCTCATCGTCTTGGACACGGCACGGGTCGACGCCCTTCGGGAGGTCGCCGACGAGTACGACTTCATAACTGACGTGGATAGCATCTGGTCTACCGGCGGTGCGTCGGCGGAGTGGCTGGCTCGCACGTTCGACGAGGCACACGCCGAAGAGATTCGGGAGACGGCGTTTTTGTCGGCCCAGAGCCACATTCAGGAAGTGCTGGATACGAAGGTTCACGAAACGGACAGCAGCCGCCCGCTCCCGTTCAAGACGCTCCGGTTGATGCCCTCGGTCGACATCGACGAGTTGGACAAGGCCGAGTATCTGTTCAAATTCGAGACGGTCGGAGAGGAGGGCCCGTTCGGACACACGGAAGCGAATACGCCACCGAGATACGCGACCGATCGCGGCATCGCCGTCGGCCGCCAACGGGATCCCGATCGGCTCATGATTCAGTACCATCAGCCACACACGCCGTGGTTCTCACAGGCGTTAGCGGAGGACCGCGAGTTGAAATACCACGAATACGACTGGTGGAACTACTACTACGACACGGGGGATACGGATCGGATCTGGGAGGCGTATATGAGTGATCTACGGTACGTGCTCGACGAAATAGAGATTCTCCTCAACAATCTGGATGCAGAGCGTGTCGTGATAACTGCCGATCACGGTGAAGCGTTCGGCGAGTACGGAGTTCTCGGTCACAAACTCGGGAGTGTACACCCCAAGGTCCGGAAAGTTCCCTGGATCGAAACCTCCGCAGTGGACCACGAAACGCACGAACCGACCGTGGAGGAACCGGATCGATCGAAGATGTCTCGCGAAGAACTGGACCACAAACTCGAAGCACTCGGATACAAGGTGTGAGTCAGTGGTACGCGCCGTGCGTAACTTATCGGTCAGCCTCGACGACTATGCTCGACGAAACGCGGGCGGGCGTCCCAAGCGTCGCTTCGGTGCGGCTTGACACGGCGGCACATCAGCCCAGGTACCGCCCGTACGCCGTCCAGAACGTTATTAACCGACTCGACGGTACTGGCGAGCATGCGAAATCACTTTACGCTCGATAATCTGCGGCGGGCCCTTCGGAACCCACATCTAATTCGCCGCGAACTACTCCGTCTCGGTAGCCTCCCCTTCAACCACGGTTACGGGTACTACCTCGACCGGACGCTCGACGAGAGCATCGACATGATGGCCCAAGACTGGGACAACCTCTTGATCCTCGACGCCTGCCGGGCGGATTACTTCGAGGCCCAACACGAGTTCGACGAGACGCCGACTCGCGTCGTGTCCCCGGGCAAGATGAGCTGGGAGTTCATGCAGGAGACGTTCGTCGGTCGGGAGTTTCACGACACCATATACATCACGACGAACCCGTTCGCGACGCGGCTCCCCGAGGACACGTTCTTCAAGATCGAGTACCTCCTCGACGAGTGGGACGACGACATCGGGACGATCCACCCACAGGACGTCGTCGAGGCGACGGTAGCGGCCCACGAGGAGTATCCGAACAAGCGACTGCTCGTCCACTTCATGCAGCCACATCGGCCGTACCTCGGGCCAACGGCCGAGACGTTACGGGAGCGGGTCGACTTGGTCGGGTATCGGAACCAGGGCGACGGACTACAGATTTGGGGTGCCGTGAAGGAGAAGAAAGTGACGGTCGAGGAGGTCAGGACGGCGTACTCGGAGTCGCTGGACATCGCCCTCGACGAGGTGGAGACCCTCCTCGAACGCGTCGGCGGGAAGTCGGTCATCACCGCGGACCATGGAGAGATGCTCGGCGAGCGGGTGTTCCCGTTCACCTCGCGCGTCTGGGGGCACTCGGAGGGGTTCAGCACGCCCCCGCTCCGCGAGGTACCGTGGCTGGTGATAGACGGGGAGTCACGGCGCGAGGTCAGGGAGGCGTCCTCTACCGAGTCCGAAGAACGGCCCGACGAGGACGAGGTCGAGAAGCGACTCGCAGCCCTGGGCTACGCCGAGTAACGGCCACCCCGAGCGTGACTCGACGCCCGGCACGCGGACGGGATCATCGGGTGGATGGAAAACGATATATCGGTGGCTACCGCCGGTACGCTGGGACGACGTCCGAGCTATGACTGGCATGAATCGTCTCCGCCAACTCAAGGATCTGGGGGCGAGGGGAGCGCTCAAGTCGGCGTACTACTCGCTTCGGCACACGTCGAATGCCACGTCGCTGGTGTTCACCTCGAACACGATCACCGAAATCGCGCCACGGACGGAGTTCGACGTGAACCGTCGGCTCTCGGTCGGGATGGGCCGGAGTGGCGCGTCACATCCGAGGATCGGCCGTTCGAAGGTGTCGACGACGGCGGGCGCGTCCGTCTCACACACCGGCGAGGACCTGGCCAACATCGGCCCCGCCTCGATCCTCCACGTCGAGGGCGATTTTTCCATGGGCGATTCGTACGCCAACTCCCACCTGCGGCTCCTGTGTGGCGACGAGATCAGTATCGGCGACGGCGTCGCGATAGCGTGGAACGTCGAACTCCTCGACGACGACCGGCACGTGATGCGAATCGCCGGGGAGCCGGTCGAACGAAGCGAACCGATCAGGATCGAGGACGACGTGTGGATCGGCCACGACGTCTCGATTCAAAAGGGCGTCACGGTACGTCGGGGAAGTGTCGTCGCGAGCGGGAGCGTGGTGACGTCGGACGTGCCGCCGAACACGCTGGCCGCCGGCGTCCCCGCCGAAGTCGTGCGTGAGGACGTTACGTGGGGAAATGGGTGATCGACGACAGCGGCGGGACCTCACCGCGGCTCCTTCTCACTCGCGGTAGCCGAGGGATCGGAGCCGTTCCTCGACGAGTTCGTCCGACTGCCCGCGGTTCGTGACCGGGGGTTCGGTCGTGATCGCACGGCGCTCGTCGAACGGAACCACGAACCAGGGGACCCTGACAAGTTCCGTGGAGTACACCCCCCACGGGTGGCCGAACATGCGTTTTGTCGGGATCGGTCCCTGTCGCTCGTCGACCATGTTCCCGTGGTCCGACGAGAGCACCACCTTCCCGTCGATGTCGTCCAGTAGTTCGGCCACGTACTCGAACGCGACGTCGAGATTCTCGTTGTAGCCGTCCCAGAGTTCCTGCACCGAGATGGGATGGTCCCCGTTTCGGAACGGGACCCACGCGTTACGCTGGCCGACCCGCTCCCGCAGTTCGAGCCCTCGTTCCCCGATGAAGGGGAGATGTGGCTGCATGTAGTGGACGATGATCCGTTTGTTCGGATAGCGTTCGTGTGCCTCGATGGCGGCGTCCGTGACCGTCTCCGGGTGAGCGATTTCGAGGTCCTCGTCCCAGTCGTCGAGGAGGTCGATGACCGCGTGGAACGTCCCGTTTCGGTCGAGATCCAGCTTCGGGAAGTAGACGTTCGCGTTGACGTAGACCGTGTCATGAAACTCTCTGTCTGCGAAGTTGCGCTCCAGGAACTCCTCGCTGGTCGAGCCAAGCGAGATGCGGGACTCCAGTTCGCCGTCGAACGGGACCCGTTCGGCGAACATGTCGTAGCGACACGCGTCGAGGAGGATCAGCGTGTCCCAGTCTTCCGCCATCACCTTCGTCCCGGTGCCGTGACGGAGGCGAAAGACGAGGTTATTGATCTCGATGGGGAGATAGGAGAGAGCCGACCTCGCGAGTTCCTCCACGCCGCGGGTCCGGTAGACGTGTTTGGCCCGCTCGAGGTGGTGTTTCATACGTCGAGCAACCCCCTCCTCGGATAAGAACGTCGTGGATTCCGGCGTCGAACCGACGCAGTAAAGGCCACACCGACGGACCTTCGTCCCGAACGGTTCCGTACATCCAGAGATGAGACTCGGACAGACTTCTGTCGTACACTTCGGCTCGAGCATCGTGTCCTCGGTGTTGGGGTTCGCCGCCACGGTGTACATCGCCCGGATGCTCGGCGCCGAGCCGCTCGGAATATACCACCTCTCCGTGGGTCTCGTCTCGTGGCTCGCGATCCTGGGAAAAGTCGGCATCTCGGACGCCATCTCCAAACGGGTCTCGGAGGGAGTCGAACGGGAGGAGTACGCGGCGGCCGGCACCGCCGTCGTCGTCGCGATGTTCGTCGTCGTCGCCGGTGGAATCGTCCTGTTTCGCGGGCGGGTCGTCGACTACGTCGGCTACCCCGTGACCGGGTACATCGTCTTGATCCTGCTCGTCGTCCTCCTGAACAGTCTGATCAACGCCCTGCTGGTCGGACTGCATCAGGTCCACGTGAGCGGCGTCCTCTCTCCGCTCCGAACCGGCGGCCGGGCAGTGACACAGATCGCCCTCATCGCGGCGGGGATCAGTACGGCCGGTCTCTTCATCGGTCACGCCGTCGGGCTCCTCCTGGGCATCGTGATCGGCGCGTACTACGTGGTTCGGGAGCTTCCGAGCGTCTCCCTGCCGGAGCGACGCCACTTCGAGCGTCTCGGCGACTTCGCGAAGTTCTCGTGGCTCGGCGGGCTCCAGTCGCAGATGTTCAGCTACACGGACGTCGTCGTCCTCGGCTTTTTCGTCTCCTCGGGACTCATCGGCGTCTACGCAGTCGCGTGGAACGTCGCCCAGTTTCTCATCCTGTTCAGCGGGACGATTAGAACGACGCTGTTCCCCGAAATGAGCGCGATTTCGGCCGCCGAGGAGCCGCAAGCGGTCGCCCGCATCGTCGAGCAGTCGCTCTCGTTCGGGGGACTGCTCCTCATCCCCGGGCTGTTCGGTGGGGCGCTCCTCGGCGAGCGCATCCTCCGCATCTACGGCCCCGAGTTCCCCAAAGGCACGGCCGTGTTCACCGTACTGATCGTCGCGAACCTGTTCATGGGGTACCAGAACCAACTGCTGAACACCCTCAACGCCGTCGACCGCCCCGACCTCGCGTTCCGCGTCAACGGGGCGTTCGTCGGGATCAATCTCTCGCTCAACGTCGCGTTGGTTTACCTGTACGGCTGGCTCGGCGCCGCCGCCGCCACGGCCGGCTCCGCCGCCATCAGCCTGCTCGTCGCGTACTACTACGTGTCGAGACTCATCTCGTTCGACGTCCCGTGGCGGGAGATCGCCAGCCAGGGCGCGGCCGCCCTCGTCATGACCGCCGTCGTCTACGCCGGCCTGACCGTCGAGAACACGTACGACCTCCTGAATCACAACTTCGCGACCGTGCTCGTCCTCGTCGCGGCCGGTGCCACGGTGTACTTCGTGGGCCTACTCGGCCTCTCGACGGAGTTCCGAACGACCGTCAGACGCAACCTCCCGCCGCTCGGTCCATACCTCCCTGGGTAGAGCCGAAAGTATTTGCGACCTCGCCGACCAGTGAGGGGCATGAAAGCAGTCATCCTGGCCGCGGGCAAGGGCACTCGCCTGCGACCGCTCACGGAGGACAAACCCAAGGTCCTCGTCGAAGTCGACGACAAGCCCCTGATCGAGTACGCCTTCGACTCGCTCATCGACATCGGCGTCTCGGAGTTCGTCGTCGTCGTCGGCTACAAGAAAGAGCAGATCATGGAGCGCTACGACGACGCCTACGAGGGCGTGCCGATCACCTACGCCCACCAGCGCGAGCAGTTGGGCCTCGCCCACGCCCTCCTGACCGCGGAGCCGTACGTCGACGACGACTTCATGCTGATGCTCGGCGACAACGTCTTCCAGGCGAACCTCGGCGACGTGATCAACCGGCAGGCCGAAGAGCGGGCGGACGCCGCCTTCCTCGTCGAGGAGGTTCCCTGGGAAGAAGCCTCCAGATACGGCGTCTGTGACACCAACGAGTACGGTGAGATCACGCGCGTCGTCGAGAAGCCGGACGATCCGCCCTCCAATCTGGTGATGACCGGCTTCTACACGTTCACCCCCGCCATCTTCCACGCCTGTCACCTCGTCCAGCCCTCCGACCGCGGCGAGTAC
This window of the Haloplanus rubicundus genome carries:
- a CDS encoding alkaline phosphatase family protein, with product MRNHFTLDNLRRALRNPHLIRRELLRLGSLPFNHGYGYYLDRTLDESIDMMAQDWDNLLILDACRADYFEAQHEFDETPTRVVSPGKMSWEFMQETFVGREFHDTIYITTNPFATRLPEDTFFKIEYLLDEWDDDIGTIHPQDVVEATVAAHEEYPNKRLLVHFMQPHRPYLGPTAETLRERVDLVGYRNQGDGLQIWGAVKEKKVTVEEVRTAYSESLDIALDEVETLLERVGGKSVITADHGEMLGERVFPFTSRVWGHSEGFSTPPLREVPWLVIDGESRREVREASSTESEERPDEDEVEKRLAALGYAE
- a CDS encoding glycosyltransferase family 61 protein, which encodes MTVRSMWPPTDISYRKFRRKVAADGLRSTLVSAADLVFRKKVGRSVVDPLLDSGVLRTVSRAELVTRARRTHSLGDGAGTLSPPFVADIGPGYVLPTTGLSLTDSLEIVEETAAAPDHARQATMACLSRQAFFGDRSVLFDILSGDRSALESDATPVGTVLPLSPRYPNYYHWLVETVPKVRYAEAYERETGADVTLLVPDGVPPYADETLDLLDWPQDKITRAAAPVYRAEQLLVPSFPEPRIDDYRWLRSRILGALSERPSSSTGASNVYVSRSNAVERRVVNEPAVVSMLRAYGFESYNLEEQSVATNARLFAEADLVVAPHGAGLADIVFAEDCTVVELFGSKVKQPYELLAETLDLEYERLVCEPRSTDIVVDVEALEAMVSDLSTA
- a CDS encoding acyltransferase, whose protein sequence is MNRLRQLKDLGARGALKSAYYSLRHTSNATSLVFTSNTITEIAPRTEFDVNRRLSVGMGRSGASHPRIGRSKVSTTAGASVSHTGEDLANIGPASILHVEGDFSMGDSYANSHLRLLCGDEISIGDGVAIAWNVELLDDDRHVMRIAGEPVERSEPIRIEDDVWIGHDVSIQKGVTVRRGSVVASGSVVTSDVPPNTLAAGVPAEVVREDVTWGNG
- a CDS encoding oligosaccharide flippase family protein encodes the protein MRLGQTSVVHFGSSIVSSVLGFAATVYIARMLGAEPLGIYHLSVGLVSWLAILGKVGISDAISKRVSEGVEREEYAAAGTAVVVAMFVVVAGGIVLFRGRVVDYVGYPVTGYIVLILLVVLLNSLINALLVGLHQVHVSGVLSPLRTGGRAVTQIALIAAGISTAGLFIGHAVGLLLGIVIGAYYVVRELPSVSLPERRHFERLGDFAKFSWLGGLQSQMFSYTDVVVLGFFVSSGLIGVYAVAWNVAQFLILFSGTIRTTLFPEMSAISAAEEPQAVARIVEQSLSFGGLLLIPGLFGGALLGERILRIYGPEFPKGTAVFTVLIVANLFMGYQNQLLNTLNAVDRPDLAFRVNGAFVGINLSLNVALVYLYGWLGAAAATAGSAAISLLVAYYYVSRLISFDVPWREIASQGAAALVMTAVVYAGLTVENTYDLLNHNFATVLVLVAAGATVYFVGLLGLSTEFRTTVRRNLPPLGPYLPG
- a CDS encoding alkaline phosphatase family protein gives rise to the protein MIRPPLSAFERGSVYTRFKKRDPNPDTMSGQGLSVEKIVKGIRNPSRVVDEVILDYVYRTPAIVLNSFSTIGTNVFDREWDALIVLDTARVDALREVADEYDFITDVDSIWSTGGASAEWLARTFDEAHAEEIRETAFLSAQSHIQEVLDTKVHETDSSRPLPFKTLRLMPSVDIDELDKAEYLFKFETVGEEGPFGHTEANTPPRYATDRGIAVGRQRDPDRLMIQYHQPHTPWFSQALAEDRELKYHEYDWWNYYYDTGDTDRIWEAYMSDLRYVLDEIEILLNNLDAERVVITADHGEAFGEYGVLGHKLGSVHPKVRKVPWIETSAVDHETHEPTVEEPDRSKMSREELDHKLEALGYKV
- the aglF gene encoding UTP--glucose-1-phosphate uridylyltransferase AglF, giving the protein MKAVILAAGKGTRLRPLTEDKPKVLVEVDDKPLIEYAFDSLIDIGVSEFVVVVGYKKEQIMERYDDAYEGVPITYAHQREQLGLAHALLTAEPYVDDDFMLMLGDNVFQANLGDVINRQAEERADAAFLVEEVPWEEASRYGVCDTNEYGEITRVVEKPDDPPSNLVMTGFYTFTPAIFHACHLVQPSDRGEYELPDAIDLLIQSGRTIDAIRMDGWRIDVGYPEDREEAERRLQGDGESVDADEEVSTTSE
- a CDS encoding alkaline phosphatase family protein, whose protein sequence is MKHHLERAKHVYRTRGVEELARSALSYLPIEINNLVFRLRHGTGTKVMAEDWDTLILLDACRYDMFAERVPFDGELESRISLGSTSEEFLERNFADREFHDTVYVNANVYFPKLDLDRNGTFHAVIDLLDDWDEDLEIAHPETVTDAAIEAHERYPNKRIIVHYMQPHLPFIGERGLELRERVGQRNAWVPFRNGDHPISVQELWDGYNENLDVAFEYVAELLDDIDGKVVLSSDHGNMVDERQGPIPTKRMFGHPWGVYSTELVRVPWFVVPFDERRAITTEPPVTNRGQSDELVEERLRSLGYRE